In Desulfovibrio litoralis DSM 11393, a genomic segment contains:
- the hflX gene encoding GTPase HflX, which produces MEQARELAALSRLIGRQIALLIDRQGRIELLIVGEPGRIVIPELPRARGASGRLRGLRLLHTHLNDTLLDQEDLMDMLTSRLDSFSVLSVSEWGEPLLHQQAHLSPVVKENQELYQVHPAEHWEKASVNHTEQVLALENELSRVYTEAQSLQANTKDAVVGSKNMGRAVLVSVSNQTRDEQASSLAELEELAKTAGVVVVGTLTQRVPVVNPKFIMGKGKLMELEVLALRTHASLIIFDSELTATQQRNLANLSERKILDRTQLILSIFAQRASSKAGKLQVELAQLKYTLPRLTGGNKSFDRLAGGIGGKGPGETQLETDRRRIRERISKVNTDLKQLRNQRALARDRRSKGLIPVVSLVGYTNAGKSTLLNVLTRSDVLAENKLFATLDPTTRRLRFPHERELILSDTVGFIRSLPKELKEAFQATLEELESSDLLIHVVDTSHPEYEMQMKSVEKILAEMELNDKNSLLVFNKCDKLDEETLGILKNQYPKAVFISALNSFGLLELNKAILENLHWEHWLKQTQGNMVSTDETRSDLDEEYLKELLNNSHSEYRIQ; this is translated from the coding sequence TTGGAACAAGCAAGGGAGCTTGCGGCTTTATCTCGTTTAATCGGGCGACAAATTGCCTTGTTAATAGACCGTCAAGGACGTATAGAATTACTTATCGTCGGCGAACCCGGTCGTATCGTTATTCCCGAATTACCTCGTGCCAGAGGGGCAAGCGGGCGTTTGCGTGGTTTGCGTTTATTACATACACATTTAAACGATACTTTGCTTGATCAAGAAGACTTAATGGATATGCTCACTTCTCGCTTAGACAGCTTTTCTGTCTTAAGCGTTTCGGAGTGGGGCGAACCATTATTGCATCAACAAGCACACCTTTCGCCTGTTGTTAAGGAAAATCAAGAACTTTATCAAGTTCACCCGGCAGAACATTGGGAAAAAGCTTCGGTAAATCATACGGAACAAGTTTTAGCTTTGGAAAATGAACTCAGCCGAGTTTATACGGAAGCCCAATCTCTACAGGCGAATACAAAAGATGCTGTAGTTGGTTCTAAAAATATGGGGCGAGCGGTTTTGGTTTCCGTTTCCAATCAAACCAGAGACGAACAGGCTTCGTCTTTAGCCGAGCTTGAAGAACTTGCAAAAACAGCAGGCGTTGTTGTGGTCGGAACTTTGACCCAAAGAGTGCCTGTTGTAAACCCTAAATTTATTATGGGTAAGGGAAAGCTGATGGAACTTGAGGTGCTTGCATTGAGAACGCACGCATCTTTAATTATTTTTGATTCGGAATTAACAGCAACTCAACAGCGTAACTTGGCGAACCTTAGCGAACGCAAAATTTTAGACAGAACTCAATTGATTTTAAGTATATTTGCTCAAAGAGCGAGTTCAAAAGCCGGAAAATTACAAGTAGAATTGGCACAACTTAAATATACTCTACCTCGTTTAACCGGTGGGAATAAATCTTTTGACAGGTTAGCCGGCGGAATAGGCGGAAAGGGACCGGGAGAAACTCAACTTGAAACAGACCGCAGGCGTATCCGTGAACGTATAAGCAAAGTCAATACTGATTTAAAACAGTTACGCAACCAAAGAGCCTTAGCCAGAGACAGACGCTCAAAAGGGTTGATTCCCGTTGTTTCTTTGGTCGGTTATACTAATGCAGGTAAATCAACCTTATTAAATGTGTTAACTCGCTCTGATGTTTTGGCGGAAAACAAGCTTTTCGCTACTCTTGACCCAACGACAAGACGTTTGCGTTTTCCGCATGAACGTGAGTTGATTTTATCTGATACGGTTGGGTTTATTCGTTCTTTGCCGAAAGAACTTAAAGAAGCTTTTCAAGCGACCTTAGAAGAGCTTGAAAGTTCCGACTTGTTGATTCATGTGGTTGACACCTCTCACCCTGAATATGAAATGCAGATGAAATCAGTAGAAAAAATCTTGGCAGAGATGGAATTAAACGATAAAAACTCTTTATTGGTGTTTAATAAATGTGATAAATTAGACGAAGAAACGTTGGGGATTTTGAAAAATCAATATCCCAAGGCAGTGTTTATTTCCGCATTGAATAGTTTTGGACTTTTGGAGTTAAATAAAGCTATTTTGGAAAATTTACACTGGGAGCATTGGTTAAAACAAACCCAAGGTAATATGGTTTCAACAGATGAAACAAGGTCTGACCTTGATGAAGAATATTTGAAAGAGTTATTGAATAATTCGCACAGTGAGTACAGAATACAGTGA
- a CDS encoding 30S ribosomal protein S1 codes for MATNNEMDQTFDGDFNFESALENYLNPDFGELEDGNIVKGIIVRIDNDNVLVDVNFKSEGQIPKSEFNDINGDCNHNVGDSVDVYVVRKNENEGTITLSYEKAKRMQLFDKLEDVQEKNTICKGRIQRRIKGGYTVDLGGIEAFLPGSHVDLRPVPDMDALVNQEYEFRVLKINRRRSNVIVSRRVLLEEERDSKRHDLLLNIDEHQVVVGRVKNITEYGVFVDLGGLDGLLHITDMSWKRIRHPKELVSMGQELELKVLSFDRENHKVSLGLKQLISDPWQDITIRFPAETRFKGKVTNLVDYGAFVELEPGVEGLVHISEMSWTRKLRHPSQMLKVGDEVEVVILGVDQDKKRISLGMKQVKPNPWELVAEKFPEGTIIEGVIKNITEFGVFIGIEDGIDGLIHVSDISWTKKIRHPNEVYQVGNTIQAKVITVDQENEKFTLGIKQLTEDPWATVPSSYPVGTLVNGVVTNITDFGLFVEVEEGIEGLVHVSEISSKKIKSPSELFKEGVTIQAKVIHVSAEERRLGLSIKQIKEDEERKKPNKELPNTTSEASGQNLGDLLKQKMEEDAE; via the coding sequence ATGGCAACAAACAACGAAATGGATCAAACTTTTGACGGTGATTTCAATTTTGAGAGTGCTCTTGAAAACTATTTAAACCCTGACTTTGGCGAACTAGAAGACGGGAATATAGTTAAAGGCATCATTGTTAGAATTGACAATGACAATGTATTGGTAGACGTAAACTTCAAGTCAGAAGGGCAAATACCTAAATCAGAGTTTAACGATATTAACGGAGACTGTAACCACAATGTGGGCGATTCCGTTGATGTGTATGTAGTGCGTAAAAACGAAAACGAAGGCACTATTACCCTCTCCTATGAAAAAGCCAAGCGTATGCAGTTATTCGACAAACTTGAAGATGTTCAAGAAAAGAATACTATCTGCAAAGGACGCATTCAACGTCGCATTAAAGGTGGTTATACCGTTGACCTCGGCGGAATCGAAGCTTTCTTGCCGGGTTCTCATGTTGATTTACGCCCTGTGCCTGATATGGACGCTTTGGTTAATCAAGAATATGAGTTTAGAGTATTAAAAATTAATCGTCGCAGAAGCAACGTTATTGTTTCTCGCCGTGTATTATTAGAAGAAGAACGCGATTCTAAACGCCATGATTTATTGCTAAATATTGACGAACACCAAGTTGTGGTCGGAAGAGTTAAAAACATTACCGAATACGGTGTATTCGTTGATCTTGGCGGTCTTGACGGTCTTTTACATATTACTGATATGTCTTGGAAGAGAATTCGCCACCCTAAAGAATTGGTCAGCATGGGACAAGAGCTTGAACTTAAAGTTTTATCTTTTGACCGTGAGAACCACAAAGTATCTTTAGGTCTTAAACAGCTTATCTCTGATCCTTGGCAAGATATAACCATAAGATTCCCTGCGGAAACTCGCTTTAAAGGAAAAGTAACCAATCTTGTTGATTACGGTGCTTTTGTTGAGCTTGAGCCGGGCGTTGAAGGGCTTGTACATATTTCTGAAATGTCTTGGACAAGAAAATTACGCCACCCTTCTCAAATGCTTAAAGTAGGCGACGAAGTAGAAGTTGTGATCTTAGGCGTAGACCAAGATAAAAAACGTATTTCTCTCGGAATGAAACAAGTTAAACCAAACCCTTGGGAACTTGTTGCTGAAAAATTCCCCGAAGGTACTATCATTGAAGGTGTTATTAAAAACATCACTGAATTTGGTGTATTTATCGGCATAGAAGACGGAATAGACGGTCTTATCCACGTCTCTGATATTTCATGGACAAAGAAAATCCGCCACCCTAACGAAGTTTATCAAGTCGGTAACACCATTCAAGCAAAAGTTATTACCGTTGATCAAGAAAATGAAAAGTTCACTCTCGGTATCAAACAACTTACGGAAGACCCTTGGGCAACCGTACCGTCCAGCTACCCTGTTGGAACTTTAGTTAACGGCGTTGTTACCAATATTACTGATTTTGGTCTTTTTGTTGAAGTAGAAGAAGGAATTGAGGGCTTGGTTCACGTTTCTGAAATCAGTTCCAAAAAAATCAAATCTCCTTCTGAGCTTTTCAAAGAAGGCGTAACAATTCAAGCAAAAGTTATTCATGTTTCTGCTGAAGAGCGTCGTCTTGGTCTTTCTATTAAACAAATTAAAGAAGACGAAGAACGCAAAAAACCAAATAAAGAATTACCTAATACAACAAGCGAAGCTTCCGGACAAAACTTAGGTGATCTACTTAAGCAAAAAATGGAAGAAGACGCAGAATAA
- a CDS encoding sirohydrochlorin cobaltochelatase — MKKAILIIVVGSTALEAQETLRRFCEKVQVAFVDADVFLAFTSDRVRQLLKQEGREVYSIEENLQRIYDKGYNQTVIQPMYTLSGVEYNELIKIVELFTSKVKEGKATFKIQLGSSLLPLQKISMVHTNQVSDYQDTQSSPNSQSVIDRYYNEFIVDLEKISSALIGELPSERKAYEPVIWMGHGSPDTSDLAYAALSKAIKNSDSLGFVATLDGKIKLETILPELLNCLAKVQKQYPNETIHVWLIPLLSIVGRHVLEDMVGENNHSWKSRLEKAGISVKVDLTALVDNDKIAQMWIDKVRVAFKLLAE, encoded by the coding sequence GTGAAAAAAGCGATATTAATTATTGTTGTGGGTTCAACCGCTCTTGAGGCTCAAGAAACTTTAAGGCGTTTTTGTGAAAAAGTGCAAGTAGCGTTTGTTGATGCCGATGTTTTTTTGGCGTTTACTTCTGATAGAGTAAGACAGCTTTTAAAACAAGAAGGTAGAGAGGTTTATTCCATAGAAGAAAATTTACAGCGAATTTATGATAAAGGTTATAATCAAACGGTTATTCAACCGATGTATACACTTTCCGGTGTGGAATATAATGAACTCATTAAAATCGTTGAACTTTTTACAAGCAAAGTAAAAGAAGGCAAGGCAACATTTAAAATTCAATTAGGTTCTTCGCTTTTGCCTTTACAAAAAATATCTATGGTTCATACAAATCAAGTAAGCGATTATCAAGATACCCAAAGTTCTCCAAATTCCCAAAGCGTTATAGATAGATATTATAATGAATTTATTGTTGATTTAGAGAAAATTTCCTCGGCTTTAATTGGGGAACTTCCTTCGGAGCGAAAAGCTTATGAGCCGGTTATTTGGATGGGACACGGTAGCCCCGATACTTCTGATCTAGCTTATGCCGCTTTGTCAAAGGCAATAAAAAACTCAGATAGTTTGGGGTTTGTTGCCACTTTAGACGGTAAAATCAAGCTTGAAACGATTTTGCCCGAGCTTTTGAATTGTTTGGCGAAAGTGCAAAAGCAATATCCTAATGAAACCATTCATGTCTGGCTTATTCCTCTTTTATCTATAGTGGGTCGGCATGTTTTAGAGGATATGGTGGGTGAGAACAATCATTCTTGGAAAAGCCGTTTGGAAAAAGCGGGAATTAGCGTTAAAGTTGATTTAACCGCTTTGGTTGATAATGATAAAATCGCCCAGATGTGGATAGATAAAGTAAGGGTTGCTTTTAAGCTTTTGGCAGAGTAA
- a CDS encoding AzlC family ABC transporter permease, with protein sequence MIEANSQQKSQKSFYLEVSSGMKRAIPIVLSYFPVSFAFGVLASQAGLTPLEALAMGVLVFAGSGQFIGIGLLAGGASIASIIFTTFIINLRHLLMSAAIAPYLSKWSRFYQCLFAYEMTDETFAVNIAYCGQEKGKDVDFSPNIVETISLNMFSHFAWFGGGFLGALFGDVLGDVKQYGFDFAITGMFIALVVPLLKNKTFCIVACLAGLLSVLLLMAGEKQWNIMIATILAATIGSFLPTDQKDQ encoded by the coding sequence ATGATAGAAGCTAACTCTCAACAAAAATCGCAAAAATCTTTTTATTTAGAAGTAAGTAGTGGCATGAAAAGGGCTATTCCTATTGTATTAAGCTATTTCCCCGTTTCTTTTGCTTTTGGTGTTTTAGCTTCGCAAGCAGGACTAACCCCTTTGGAAGCTTTGGCTATGGGGGTTTTGGTTTTTGCAGGTTCAGGTCAGTTTATAGGAATAGGGCTTTTGGCCGGCGGTGCGAGTATTGCTAGTATTATTTTTACTACTTTTATTATTAATCTTAGACATTTATTGATGTCAGCCGCGATTGCTCCATATTTATCCAAATGGTCTCGTTTTTATCAATGTTTATTTGCCTATGAAATGACCGATGAAACTTTTGCGGTCAATATTGCTTATTGTGGTCAAGAAAAGGGTAAAGATGTTGATTTTAGCCCTAATATCGTTGAAACAATTTCTTTAAATATGTTTTCTCATTTCGCTTGGTTTGGTGGTGGTTTTTTAGGGGCTTTGTTTGGCGATGTGTTGGGCGATGTGAAACAATATGGTTTTGATTTTGCAATAACGGGTATGTTTATTGCTTTGGTTGTTCCTTTATTGAAAAACAAAACCTTTTGTATTGTCGCTTGTTTAGCCGGTCTTCTGTCTGTTTTATTGTTGATGGCGGGCGAAAAACAGTGGAATATAATGATAGCAACTATTTTGGCGGCGACTATAGGTTCTTTTTTGCCAACTGATCAAAAAGACCAATGA
- a CDS encoding glycosyltransferase family 2 protein, translating into MSLENKLTVLLTVYNGMPYLPDTVKSVLNQNDNSSGSHVSSELKEDNSLKFNLLIINNASTDGTAEYLKQINDPRVKIIHNKVQKDRTQALNQGLELIFTEYTAIIDADDLALDGRFVNQLNFLEENQNIVLLGSNIEYIDTEGRVIGFETYPVNHKDLCSRLPLFNQFAHAACMFRTEAVKLVGGYPEDFKYAQDLALWLKLITNNYQVASLAHNYAAIRLHKAQATRSKEYQELRLLDELRLHKLMLKLPNIDANVRQFALFRVAVAAFKLGRRNQAKRAFTEAFKEKFFLFNPLFWLRLKIELKRLYKKSI; encoded by the coding sequence ATGTCTTTAGAAAATAAATTAACTGTTTTGTTGACTGTATATAATGGAATGCCTTATTTGCCTGATACTGTAAAAAGTGTGTTAAACCAGAATGATAACTCGTCTGGTTCTCATGTTTCGTCTGAGTTGAAAGAAGATAATTCTTTAAAATTCAACTTGTTAATTATTAATAATGCCAGCACAGATGGTACGGCAGAATATTTGAAACAAATAAACGACCCGAGAGTAAAGATAATTCACAATAAAGTTCAAAAAGACCGCACTCAAGCCTTGAACCAAGGTTTAGAATTAATTTTTACCGAATATACCGCAATTATTGATGCAGATGACCTTGCTCTTGACGGGCGTTTTGTCAATCAATTAAACTTTTTGGAAGAAAATCAAAATATTGTATTACTTGGCTCAAACATAGAATATATTGATACCGAAGGAAGAGTTATCGGTTTTGAAACTTACCCCGTTAATCATAAAGATTTATGTAGTCGCCTTCCGCTTTTTAACCAATTTGCCCATGCGGCCTGCATGTTTAGAACAGAGGCGGTTAAGCTTGTTGGTGGGTATCCCGAAGATTTCAAATATGCTCAAGATTTGGCATTATGGCTAAAGCTTATTACAAATAATTATCAGGTTGCGAGTTTAGCTCATAATTATGCGGCAATCAGATTGCACAAAGCCCAAGCAACACGTTCAAAAGAATATCAAGAATTACGCTTGTTAGACGAATTGCGTTTACATAAACTTATGTTGAAATTGCCGAATATTGATGCAAATGTGCGACAGTTTGCGTTGTTTAGAGTGGCGGTTGCCGCCTTTAAACTAGGTAGACGTAATCAGGCAAAAAGAGCTTTTACGGAAGCTTTTAAAGAAAAGTTTTTTCTATTTAACCCCTTGTTTTGGCTCAGGTTAAAAATAGAATTAAAACGTTTGTACAAAAAAAGTATTTAA
- a CDS encoding PHP domain-containing protein, with product MALNFIDLHTHSNCSDGSDSPSELIKKAKKSKLSAIALTDHDTIAGIPEAKTKSQELNIEFIPGCELATEWEFGEIHILGLWVKHDDKNLINELKELQNARYQRNIQIIKKLQSLNIKIEYDYVKEICNKDKLQGINESSLGRPHIAHALIELKEVENNKEAFTKYLAKNAPAYVSRRLFPLKKTIEILKNAGGTVVWAHPMLTSAPNELIEQKVKEMTNYGLDALEVYHSEHSSEGTRFCVELAKNYNLDISGGSDYHGELKPGVKLGSGRGGLRVAEFVLEKLKERRKRQGLMI from the coding sequence ATGGCTCTTAACTTTATAGATTTACATACTCATTCCAACTGTTCAGACGGTAGCGACTCTCCGAGCGAACTGATAAAAAAAGCTAAAAAATCAAAGTTATCGGCGATCGCCCTTACCGATCATGATACAATCGCAGGAATTCCCGAAGCAAAGACCAAAAGTCAAGAACTAAACATAGAATTTATTCCGGGCTGTGAACTCGCAACAGAATGGGAGTTTGGCGAAATACATATTTTGGGTTTGTGGGTGAAACACGACGACAAAAACCTCATTAACGAATTAAAAGAACTTCAAAATGCAAGGTATCAAAGAAATATACAAATTATAAAAAAGTTGCAAAGTTTAAATATAAAAATTGAATATGATTACGTTAAAGAAATCTGTAACAAAGACAAGCTTCAGGGAATAAACGAATCAAGCCTCGGAAGACCACATATCGCTCACGCTTTAATAGAACTTAAAGAAGTGGAAAACAATAAAGAGGCTTTCACAAAATATTTGGCAAAAAATGCTCCGGCTTATGTAAGTCGGCGTTTATTTCCCCTTAAAAAAACTATTGAAATATTAAAAAATGCCGGCGGAACCGTTGTCTGGGCCCACCCAATGTTGACTTCTGCCCCAAACGAACTAATTGAACAAAAAGTTAAAGAGATGACAAATTATGGTTTAGACGCTTTGGAAGTATATCACAGCGAACATTCAAGCGAAGGAACCAGATTTTGCGTTGAGCTTGCCAAAAACTATAACCTTGATATCAGCGGCGGCTCTGATTATCACGGCGAATTAAAACCCGGGGTAAAACTAGGGTCAGGACGTGGCGGGCTTAGAGTTGCCGAGTTTGTTTTGGAAAAACTAAAAGAACGCCGAAAAAGACAAGGCTTAATGATATAA
- the mfd gene encoding transcription-repair coupling factor, which produces MDFKTKEPASQYLELLSVLSQANQKPNSVKGETEKNAIFISRSGLATRARMAISLLEKGNNVLLLTKNSEELSELKAFCTLFHPDYSVDNQNIERSLWEEEILVLPEYPNNLQSKTAWTNRLAAFYALKWTNRPRVILCSLASLLYRSIPLDFFDKRSLSIKKGENFAPELILEQAVEWGYIRTPLVNRPGEVALRGDILDIYCPGYLKPLRLEFFGDTLEDIRIFEASNQRSLAKIAEITLLPSSVVCGKDTEEQALTYWQALLKDKRLNEDDIYPLKKSLQNGAGNILAGMLNPLTSTLEDWLPAHTVYLLPSENCLKPELENAANNLSLTLEKQEQAEGIHQPKTLVMRSPEEALELIKRQQKVFFEDLLMGIEKRGLELQERKICSFKELFLSAKNFEEKNSAAAVDDTDRPWQKLITALKKWALNKRRVLLSFYSDRSRQKFLKLAEQDGIFPHLRWNVNERGVFALISPVSFGAELSWDSDLLIIGEEVLQPKTTRTTTRSATGAFKGLNRYEGLSDGDLLVHRDYGISRFGGLHRLDLGGASNDYLLLYYAGNDKVYLPVDRLSLIQRYKGGEDGVALDKLGGTAWLTSKSKAKKAIELIAQDLVEMYAYRKLAKGFRYGPLPELFREFEASFGFEETPDQIRTINEVLDDMDKDEPMDRLVCGDVGFGKTEVALRAAFRAACAGRQVAMLCPTTILAEQHYQTFRARLAAFPLNIGLLSRFVTKQKQKEVLEQASKGQVDILVGTHRLLSQDVVLPKLGLLILDEEQKFGVRHKEKMKQMKKNVDALTLTATPIPRTLQLSMSGVRELSVIETAPPERKPVATALIERDETTLRKILERELERGGQVFWVHNRIQGLERVCDFVKKLVPSARVAMAHGQMHEKVLEETMHKFWHAELDVLVCTAIVESGLDFPRANTLIVDQAQLFGLGQLYQLRGRVGRSDRQAYAVFVVPDIDTLPQVTRERMKVILEMDYLGAGFQVAMEDLRLRGAGNILGESQSGHMTRLGIDLFLELLEEAVAKLRGQPLREEQETELNLSVPAHIPENYIADASERLSYYKKLSSAQNENEMQEILYEVQDRFGVLPLELKNFVAILYFKRFLQENLVNKADIYPDKVRLTWNAEAQGSEKQASYLKPETLLPWLAKRPRTARLLPPNTLEIAFGKESLAPLVKAPAPYLLPNKTANKQVNSQVVKGQQFGGKKQKTEHVNTLAKSENVKTEQVNTKLVPDLEKLLDEMKGELKTLFI; this is translated from the coding sequence ATGGATTTTAAAACCAAAGAACCCGCTTCTCAATATCTTGAACTGCTTTCTGTTCTTAGCCAAGCGAATCAAAAGCCAAATTCTGTTAAAGGCGAAACGGAAAAAAACGCAATTTTTATATCACGTTCGGGTTTGGCGACTCGTGCCAGAATGGCTATTTCTCTATTGGAAAAGGGAAATAATGTTCTTTTATTGACTAAAAACTCCGAAGAACTTTCAGAGTTAAAGGCTTTTTGTACTCTTTTTCACCCTGATTACTCTGTTGATAATCAAAATATCGAACGCTCTCTTTGGGAAGAAGAAATTCTTGTCTTGCCTGAATATCCCAATAATTTACAAAGTAAAACCGCTTGGACAAACCGTTTGGCGGCATTTTACGCTTTAAAATGGACAAACAGACCAAGAGTGATTCTTTGTTCTTTGGCGAGTTTGTTATATCGTAGTATTCCTCTTGATTTTTTTGACAAGCGTTCATTAAGCATTAAAAAAGGTGAAAATTTTGCACCCGAACTGATTTTGGAACAAGCTGTCGAATGGGGTTATATCCGAACTCCCTTGGTAAATCGTCCCGGTGAAGTGGCGTTAAGAGGGGATATTTTAGATATTTATTGTCCGGGATATTTAAAGCCGTTACGTCTTGAATTTTTTGGTGATACGCTTGAAGATATTCGTATTTTTGAAGCCTCGAATCAGCGTTCTTTAGCGAAGATTGCGGAAATTACTTTATTACCAAGTTCTGTCGTTTGCGGAAAAGATACGGAAGAGCAAGCCTTAACTTATTGGCAAGCTTTATTAAAAGACAAAAGGCTTAATGAAGACGATATTTATCCTTTAAAGAAATCTTTGCAAAACGGAGCAGGCAATATTTTAGCGGGAATGTTAAACCCTCTGACCAGTACCTTGGAAGACTGGCTACCCGCTCATACTGTTTATCTTTTGCCCTCAGAAAACTGTTTAAAGCCCGAACTTGAAAACGCCGCCAACAATCTTAGCCTAACTTTAGAAAAACAAGAACAAGCGGAAGGGATTCATCAACCTAAAACTCTTGTGATGCGTAGTCCGGAAGAAGCTCTTGAATTAATAAAAAGACAACAAAAAGTCTTTTTTGAAGATTTATTGATGGGCATTGAAAAACGTGGACTTGAGCTTCAAGAACGTAAAATATGTTCTTTTAAAGAACTTTTTTTGAGTGCCAAAAACTTTGAAGAAAAAAATAGTGCCGCTGCTGTTGATGATACGGATAGACCTTGGCAAAAATTGATTACGGCTTTAAAAAAATGGGCTTTAAATAAAAGAAGGGTTTTGCTTTCTTTTTATTCAGACAGAAGCAGGCAAAAATTTTTAAAGTTGGCGGAACAAGACGGAATTTTTCCGCATTTACGCTGGAATGTAAACGAAAGGGGCGTGTTTGCTCTTATTTCTCCCGTTAGTTTTGGGGCTGAACTGTCTTGGGATTCAGATCTGTTAATTATTGGCGAAGAAGTTTTACAACCTAAAACAACTCGCACAACAACCCGTTCGGCAACAGGAGCTTTTAAAGGCTTAAATCGTTACGAGGGGCTTTCTGATGGCGATTTGTTGGTTCATAGAGATTATGGAATTTCTCGATTTGGCGGTCTACACCGTTTAGATTTAGGCGGGGCTTCCAATGATTATTTACTGCTTTATTATGCGGGTAACGACAAAGTCTATTTACCGGTTGACCGTTTAAGTTTAATTCAAAGATATAAGGGCGGAGAAGACGGCGTTGCCTTAGATAAGCTAGGCGGAACAGCTTGGCTTACAAGTAAGAGTAAGGCTAAAAAAGCTATTGAACTTATCGCCCAAGATTTAGTTGAAATGTATGCTTATCGTAAACTTGCCAAAGGTTTTCGCTATGGTCCTTTGCCTGAGCTTTTTAGAGAGTTTGAGGCTTCTTTTGGTTTTGAAGAAACCCCCGATCAAATTCGTACGATTAATGAAGTTTTAGATGATATGGATAAAGACGAACCGATGGATCGTTTGGTTTGCGGTGATGTTGGGTTTGGAAAAACCGAGGTTGCTTTGAGGGCGGCTTTTAGGGCGGCGTGTGCAGGTAGACAAGTCGCCATGCTTTGCCCCACAACGATACTTGCGGAACAACATTATCAAACTTTTCGGGCAAGATTAGCGGCGTTTCCTCTCAATATCGGTTTGTTGTCTCGTTTTGTAACTAAACAGAAACAAAAAGAAGTTTTGGAACAAGCGAGTAAGGGGCAAGTTGACATTCTTGTCGGAACCCATCGTTTGTTGTCTCAAGATGTTGTTTTACCTAAACTTGGTTTACTTATTTTAGATGAGGAACAAAAGTTTGGGGTTAGGCACAAAGAAAAAATGAAACAAATGAAAAAAAATGTTGATGCTTTAACTTTAACCGCAACTCCGATACCCCGTACCTTGCAATTATCTATGTCAGGAGTTAGAGAACTTTCGGTTATTGAAACCGCACCGCCTGAGCGTAAACCCGTTGCGACTGCTTTAATCGAGCGAGATGAAACAACTTTACGAAAAATTTTAGAAAGAGAGCTTGAACGTGGTGGGCAAGTTTTTTGGGTGCATAATCGTATTCAAGGTTTAGAGCGAGTTTGTGATTTTGTGAAAAAACTTGTGCCAAGTGCCAGAGTTGCTATGGCACACGGTCAAATGCATGAAAAAGTATTGGAAGAAACCATGCATAAATTTTGGCATGCCGAATTAGATGTTTTGGTTTGTACGGCGATTGTTGAATCAGGTTTGGATTTTCCGAGGGCAAACACTTTGATTGTGGATCAAGCTCAATTGTTTGGGTTAGGTCAATTATATCAACTACGTGGAAGAGTCGGACGCTCTGATCGTCAGGCTTATGCGGTTTTTGTTGTGCCTGATATTGATACTTTGCCACAGGTTACCAGAGAACGCATGAAAGTTATTTTGGAAATGGATTATCTTGGTGCGGGTTTTCAGGTGGCTATGGAAGATTTGCGTTTGCGTGGAGCAGGCAATATTTTGGGCGAATCACAGTCAGGACACATGACCAGGCTTGGTATTGACTTATTCCTTGAACTTTTGGAAGAAGCCGTGGCAAAACTTAGAGGTCAACCTTTAAGAGAAGAGCAAGAAACCGAACTTAACTTAAGTGTTCCGGCTCATATTCCCGAAAACTATATCGCTGATGCGAGTGAACGTTTAAGTTATTATAAAAAACTAAGTTCTGCTCAAAATGAAAATGAAATGCAAGAAATTTTATATGAGGTACAAGACCGTTTTGGCGTGCTTCCTTTAGAGCTGAAAAACTTTGTGGCAATTTTATATTTCAAACGTTTCTTGCAGGAAAATTTAGTAAATAAAGCAGATATTTATCCTGATAAAGTGCGTTTGACTTGGAATGCGGAAGCTCAAGGATCGGAAAAACAAGCGTCTTATTTAAAGCCTGAAACTTTGTTGCCTTGGCTTGCCAAACGACCAAGAACTGCCAGATTGTTGCCACCAAATACTCTTGAAATTGCTTTTGGCAAAGAAAGTTTGGCTCCTTTGGTTAAAGCCCCGGCTCCTTATCTTTTGCCAAATAAAACAGCGAATAAGCAAGTAAATTCTCAGGTTGTAAAAGGTCAACAGTTTGGCGGCAAAAAACAAAAAACAGAGCATGTAAACACATTGGCAAAATCGGAAAATGTTAAAACGGAACAAGTAAACACAAAACTTGTGCCGGATTTAGAAAAGCTTTTAGATGAGATGAAGGGCGAATTGAAAACACTGTTTATATAA